From the Triticum urartu cultivar G1812 chromosome 4, Tu2.1, whole genome shotgun sequence genome, the window CTTGCCCCTGCATTTCTTGGTCCGCAGCCGATCTTGTTTTTCACACAAACAGCAGCTAATCTTATTTGTATGTGGTTCTGGAACTGTATTTCTTGCACCACCTTGTGTTTTATGTTTCTTCAGATTTGTTTCATGCTACGGATACATGTTATTCACGTTCAGTGGGCTTTGAATTTTTTAGACAGGTTTTCATGCTATTAGTCCAACCAGGTGCTAGTGGAATTTGATCATGTTTCTCTTGAATGTTTGCAGATACAGAAACTCTGGATTCTGGACCTGGTATCAGTTTGGTGGTAGCTGGTAGATAACTACTGCCTGGAAATATTGTGCTCTGGGTGATGCCCTTGGTCTTTCTTGTTTGATGGCAAGTGCAAACACAGGCGGCTTTCGCCTTGTGAGGTGCCCAAAGTGTCTTAACATTCTACCTGAACCTGCAAATGTTTCAGTCTACCAGTGCGGTGGATGTAACACCACTCTTAGAGGTACGAATTCCATGCTACACTCAACTAGCGAGGTTTCCTCCTTATGAACTAacccctccgatccatattaattgtcgctATTTTAGTACAAATACACACAAATCGGTTTGCCCATTAGTTTCTGAGGAATTGATTGTTCTTTTTGGCGTGTGTTTACATTTATGCAGCTAAAATCCTTGTCAGCGATGCACAAAATGTGGCTACCAAACAAGTTCGACAAGACTCTGGGGATTACTCTGTTGTTCCCTCTGTGAGCAATGGGGTGTCGACAAAACAAGTTCGGCAAGACTCTGGTAATTACTCTGTTGTTACCTCTGCGAGCAATGGGGTGTCTCCCCAAAGCAACGAACTGGGTTCCATTGGTGCAGCTGCGGATGATTCCATAACTCTTGGTGCTCCAAGCACCGAGATCGAGCAAGAGGGCAATGACATCGGAAGCAGCGAGAAGGGTGATATTATGTCAGATGAGGAGAATGTTATGGACGTTGCAAATACTGAAAGCAGCAAAGACGACAGTTCTGATGGCCAGGACACCAATGGAGAAGTAGAAGATCTTGCTGCCCTTGTACAACCCAGTGGGAATGGCACACATATAGTGGATTCTGACAAAGAAGAGAACGAGCAAAGTGCAGGGAATATAGAGGCTTGCGAGATAAACAAAGATGGTAATATGGAAAGCAGACTGAATACCTCAGAACAGAACATACCGTTATCCGAGGAAAGAGAATTAGCTAGCAATTTGCCAGAATCTGAGGAGAGTGGAGCACGCAAAACTGAACCCGCGGCAAGCAAGAGAAGCAAGCTCGTAAGGGTGCATTCTCAGTCTTGTGATCTCCGAGAAGTGCCTGGAGTATCAGTTGACTCCCTTGCTTTCCACTCTTCCCGGACTTCATTCCAGTCAAAAAGCTTCAGGGCAAGCGAACCCCTTCAATCGAAGATTATGAAGACGGTGGATGAATTGAAAGGTGACCTTTCTGAAATCTTCAATGAACCTTCAGATTGCAAGCCAAGGGCACACCGTCCACATCCGCTGAAACAAGATGGTTACAGCCAACCTCTTACAGCTTATCATCCTGCTGTCAAGCATTCTGGCTATGCATCTCGCCTGAGCAGGTCTGGCCAAGTTGCTCCCCATGGCCATGGACCGCCCTTACCGCGGTATGGCCGGCGCAGCGCCTACTCATACATTCGCAGTGGGCAACTGGAAATGAGACCTTGCCCTCACCAATGCCACCACAGCTGCCGCCCACCTTGTTGCAGCTCCTGGAAACAAGAACCTGCACCGCAGAAGCCACCAGCTATGGAGACAAAGCGGCGGCCTGCCTCGAGAAATCTCTGCCGGCCAGTCCTACGGGGCGCGCCGTTCGTCCTTTGCTCGAACTGTCTGAGGCTCGTCCAGCTGCCCACCGATTTTGCCATTCCGAGCAGAGGAACACGCAGGCTGCAGTGTGGCTCCTGCGCGCAAGTTCTCTCCTACTCGTACAGAGACCCCAACAGAAAGAAACTTGAGTCACCATTTGGGGGCGATGAGTCCAGCACAGATGACTCGGAAATTCACCAGGTAGGCGATGACCATAACACTGGTGTCCATCAAGCTGAACCATACTCGTACTCGTACTCGGAAGAATACGGCATCTCGGCTGGTGTGAGCTATTCTACCGAGGACGAACGGCCCCTGCATGTGTCAAGGAACTCATCTTTCAACACCATTGATGAAAGAAGTGGCAAGGAGTCTAAGCTTCATCGGTTGATGGGGTACTCTTCAGCGAGTGAGCTGATGCGGCATTCTCCTGATCTGTATGAGAGTTTCAGCAGACGAACGCCTAATGCAAGAACATATGACGTGAAGGGGAAAGGCGTTTGCATGACTGACGGTTCAGATGCTAAACATGGTGCGGTGAAGGGATCAAAAGCAAAAGAGAGAAGAATGGGCTTGCCATTCCAAGGGATGTTCAAGAAAGGGATTCATGGACTGGAATCTCTCAAGCTCGGGTCATAGGTAATTTAACTTCGTTTGTCAGGACTCAGGATTGGCGAGTTTAGGAGAAAGCATACATGCAGGGTGAGTTTTTGGAATGATGATAGAGTGGTAGCTATTACTGTAGTACTAGTAAGCATTCTAATGAATGTGTGGGCTCACTTTAGTTGTCTGCCATTCATCTGTCTACAAGGCTCTACTTGTTTGGCGATTATGTGTGCTCTTTGATGTGTGATCAAATTCTCGACGTTTGTGATTGTATGTATAGACGAAGGAATTTGTGCTTTATTAGTTCTCCATTTTGTTGGCTTTGATCTTGACGGGGAGATGTTGTGCCTTTTTACCCCAAGAAGACAACTGAATCCTTGAATTTGTTGGCTTTATTATCGCCCTTGTCATGGCTTTATTCTTTGTAAACCTTACGCAGGAGGTTTTTTTAGCAAGAAGGATGAATCTGGTCATCACGTAATCGACGGTTTACACACATTTTAAAAGCCAAACCAGAGGTAAAGATGGAAGCGTGGAACTAAAGCACACGAAACTTCGGTTGCTGCATGCAAGGACGACCTAGTTCGCAAAGATTACATCACGGCATCTCCAACGCCGACCTCTAAAACAAACGCCGCATCTATCCGGGGACCGGTTCGGACAGGAGTCCAGGCACCTGTCCAGGCATTGATACGGGAGCCGGCCATCCAAAGTAACTAGCCACAAACATCCTACCACATTTGAACAAACCGGACAACTTCCATTCAAGCTTAAGTAAATTTTACATAAAATCGAATGATTTTTATTTAAACCTGAGTACATTCATTACATTTTGACATATTTCAACTAAATGATTTTTGACATATTTCAACTAAATGCTCATCGGTGTCCGCTTTCCACAACATGTCTTCTCCATGTCCGACAACAAACTTGCTGGCAGGCGATGAGCCTCGGGAATTGAAGCTTCAGCGGGACGAGAAGAATAGTGGCTTCCACCTCTGCGAAGGGGGCAAGCTCACCGGTTGTGAAGCCCGGATAGACGGTGGCGGTGGCCTTTctgggacccaagcggcggtgGCCTCTCATGTTTTACTCTTCCTCGCTATCGGCGACGGCCATGGACGTGTCGGCCTCGTCGTCCTGGCGACGGAGCGCGACCTATGCGGAGCTGGCGCCATCCCCGGTGGCATCATCAAATTCCTCCGCCACCACGTTGATCTCCGCGAACATAATGTCTTTCACCGCCTGCATGATGCGCAACTGCCATCGCTCGCCGCgaggggtgggggggggggtggggggcgCGTATGGTGCGGTGGGTCATGAGCAACGCCTTCTGCTCATCCACGTCCGCCACCATGTTCGTGACGACATTGTCGGTCACCTGGTCGTGGGCGATTTGCTCCTCCGCGAGATAGTGCTCGTTGAGGAGCTAGAGGTTACACCTTTGGTCGGCCTATGCCTACCGGGAGTGCCGCCTCCCACTCTTGCACCACCATGTCGGTGTAGTGTGCCCGCGCCCACACATGGGGATGCCGGCATGGACcggcaagggcgatggcgccagCTCGTCATTGGTCGCCTCTTCCATTGGCTCGTCTGCATCGCTGCCCTCCGGAGAGCTTGCCGCCAAGCCAGCCTATATCCGGCTGGCTTTGGTGGGCTTGCTAGCCGGCCGCAATGCCCAAGAGCTCCTGCTTCTATTCGCTCGAGAGCCTCTCCCATAGGGATTTGGAGCTCGAGGCTATGGTGGGTGTGGTGCAGAGAGGATATCGAGAGCGGAGGTGGGATGTGACTGTTGTTGGGCCTGGCCACGTTTAAATGGCGGCGGAGGCCAGGCCAAGAGACGGGGTGTTTAATGTCGGCCGGCAGACGGACGGACAGGTGGCGTTCAGATGCGGGCGCATAAGTAGGTTCCTTGGCAACTGCGCTTGTTTCATGGAGGAAGGCAGACAAATGGGTGATGTTTGATGGCAGAGAGAAGGCACGTGCACTGGGACACGGAGTGCAGGCACTCCCGGCCGGTCCACCGCTTCAATGCCGGTTgaagtgagaggtcgcgtccgctctgggcattcatgaatgcggcactgacacTCTAGAGCGGTGATGAACGACATGAATTTTGCTTCGCGCTGGAAAGGGAGCAAGCGAGGGAGAGTGTTTTGGGTGGGTCTAGGGTGTCAGACCCTTACATAGAAGTGACCGAACGCCCGCAAAGCCCCCTGGcttgtgatgacccacaagtataggggatcgcaacaattttcgaggatagagtattcaacccaaatttattgattcgacataaggggagccaaagaatatttgcaagtattagcagctgagttgtcaattgagttgtcaattcaaccacacctggatattaattatctgcaacaaagtgatcACCAGCacagtagtatgatagttttgatggtagtagcaacaacaatagtaacagtaCAGTGGTAGCAATGATTTTGTAGTAAGTGTAACAATAATAGTAGCAGTAGTAATTTAGCAAGATCAATATATAGGAAAATcttaggcattggatcagtggattcgttggatgatattcatcatataacagtcataacctagggcgatacaaagctagctccagttcataaatataatataggcatgtattccgtaaatagtcatacatgcttatggaaagaacttgcatgacattttttgtcctaccctcccgtggcagcggggtccataaggaaactaagggatattaaggcctccttttaatagagaaccagaacaaatcattaacacataatgaatacatgaactccgcaaactacggtcatcaccggaaagtATCCCGAATACTGTCACTCCGGGTTTACGGATCACAACATGTAATAGGTgaatataacttgcaagatcggatctagaacatagatataatggtgataacataaagggttcagatctgaaatcatggcactgaaggaaatatgccctagaggcaataataaagtttttatttatatttccttatatcatgataaatgtttattattcatgctagaattgtattaaccgaaaacttagtacatgtgtgaatacatatacaaacagaatgtcactagtatgcctctacttgactagctcgttgaatcaatgatggttatgtttcctaaccatagacatgagttgtaatttgattaacgagatcacatcattagagaatgatgtgattgacttgacccatccgttagcttagcacgatgatcgtttagtttgttgctattgctttctccataacttatacatgttcctatgactatgagatcatgcaattCCTGAacaccggaggaacacttagtgtgctatcaaacgtcacaacataattgggtgaccATAAAtattctctacaggtgtctccgatggtgtttgttgagttggcatagatcgagattaggatttgtcactccgtgtatcggagaggtatctctgggccctctcggtaatgcacatcactataagccttgcaagcaatgtgaataatgagttagttgcgggatgatgcattacagaatgagtaaagagacttgccagtaatgatattgaactaggtattgagatacagacgatcgaatctcgggcaagtaacataccgatgacaaagggaacaacatatatcgttatgcggtttgaccgataaagatgttcgtagaatatgtgggagccaatatgaacatccaggttctgctattagttattgaccgaagacgtgtctcagtcatgtctacatagttctcgaacccgtagggttcgcacgcttaacgtttggtgacgatcggtattacgagtttatgtgttttgatgtaccgaaggtagttcggagtcccagatatgatcacggacatgacgaggagtctcgaaatagtcgatacataaagatcgatatattggatgactatattcggacaccggatgagtccCGGGGGTCAgcggataattatcggagtgccgggggttatcggaaccgcccccccggggggggactaatgggccacatgggccttagtggagagagagggccgACCAAGGCAGGTCCGTGCGCCCCTACcctctagtccaaattggactagggaaggggggcagcgccccctttccttctcttctctccctcccttcctcctcctagtaggactaggaaaggggagtcctactgctactaggaggaggactcctctcctggcgtgccccaagggccggccggcctcccccttgttcctttatatacaggggcagggtggcaccctagaacacacaagttgatcattgatcccttagccatgtgcggtgcccccctccaccataatccacgtcggtcatatcgtcatagtgcttaggcgaagccctgcgccggtaacttcatcagtaccgtcatcacgccgtcgtgctgacgaagctctccctccaGACTCAGCCGGATCGatagttcgtgggacgtcaccgagccgaacgtgtgcagatcgtggaggtgccgtactttcggtactaggatcggtcagatcgtgaagacgtacgactacatcaactgcgttgtcataacgcttccgcttacggtctacgagggtacgtggacaacactcttcccctctcgttgctatgcatcaccatgatagatcttgcatgtgcgtaggaatttttttgaaattactgcgttccccaacagtggcatccgagccaggtctatgcgtagatgttatatgcacgactagaacacaaaggagttgtgggcatgggtatatacatattgcttgccatcactagttgattcttgattcggcggtattattggatgaagcggcctagaccgacattacgcgtaggcttacgcgagactagttctaccaacgtgcttcgcacacaggtggctggtgggtgttagtttctccaactttagttgaatgaTATTcagtgaacatggttctttctgaagatcaaaaagcaatcactataccacgttgtggtttttgatgcgtaggtaagaacggttcttgctcaggctgtagcagccacgtaaaacttgcaacaacaaagtagaggacgtcttacttgtttttgtagggcatgttgcgATGTgaatggtcaagacatgatgctaaattttattgtatgagatgatcatattttgtaacacagttatcggcaactagtaggagccatatggttgtcgctttattgtatgaaatgcaatcgccatgtaattgctttactttatcactaagcggtagcaatagtcgtagaagcaatagttggtgaaacgacaatgatgcttcgatggagatcaaggtgtcaagccggtgatgatggtgatcatgacggtgctttggagatggagatcaaaggcacaagatgatgatggccatatcatatcacttatattgattgcatgtgatgtttatcctttatgcatcttattttgcttagtttggcagtagcattataagatgatctctcactaaatttcaaggtataagtgttctacctgagtatgcaccgttgatatagttcgtcgtgccgagacaccacgtgatgatcgggtgtgataagctctacgttcacatacaacgggtgcaagccagttttgcacacgcaaatactcggttaaacttgacgagcctagcatatgcagatatggcctcggaacactgagaccgaaaggtcgagcgtgaaccatatagtagatatgatcaacatagtgatgttcaccattgaaaactactccatctcacgtgatgatcggacatggtttagttgatatggatcacgtgatcacttagatgattagagagatgtctatctaagtgggagttcttaagtaatttgattaattgaactttaatttatcatgaacttagtacctgatagttttttgcatgtctatgttgttgtagatagatggcccatgctgttgttccgttgaattttaatgcattcctagagaaagctaagttgaaagatgatggtagcaactacacggactaggtccgtaacttgaggattatcctcattgctgcacacaagaattatgtcctggaagcaccgctaggtggcAAACCTGCTGTAGGAgaaacgccagatgttgtgaacacttggcagagcaaagctgatgactactcgatagttcagtgtgccatgctttacggcttagaaccgggacttcaacgacgttttgaacgtcatggagcatatgagatgttccaggagttgaagttaatatttcaagcaaatgcctggattgagagatatgaagtctccaataagttctacagctgcaaaatggaggagaatagttctgtcagtgaacatatactcagaatgtctaggtaccacaaccacttgactcagctgggagttaatcttcctgatgatagtgtcattgatagagttcttcaatcactgccaccaagctacaagagcttcgtgatgaactataatatgcaagggatggataagacgattcctgagctcttctcaatgctaaaggctgcggaggtagaaatcaagaaggagcatcaagtgttgatggtcaacaagaccaccaatttcaagaaaaagggtaaagggaagaaggggaacttcaagaagaatagcaagccagttgctactcaagtgaagaaacccaagtctggacctaagcctgagactgagtgcttctactgcaaagggactggtcactggaagcggaactgccccaagtatttggcgaagaagaaggatggcaaagtgaaaggtatattttatatacatgttaatgatgtgtaccttactaatactcgcagtagtgcctgggtatttgatactggttcagttgctaacatttgcaactcgaaacaggggctacggattaagcaaaaattggctaaggacgaggtgacgatgcgcgtgggaaatggttccaaagtcgatgtgatcgtcgtcggcatgctacctctacatctaccttcgggattagttttggacctaaataattgttatttggtgccggcgttgagcatgaacattatatctggatcttgtttgatgtgagacagttattcatttaaatcagagaataacggttgttctatttatacgagtaatatcttttatggtcatgcacccttgatgggtggtctatttttactaaatattgatagtagtgatacacatgatcatagtattgaagccaaaagatgcagagttgataatgatagttgagggagtcctggattaggaggtatccggacaaccggattatatccttgggtcggactgttggactatgaagatacaagattgaagacttcgtcccgtgtccggatgggactctacttggcgtggaaggcaagctaggcaatatggatatgtatatctcctcctttgtaaccgaccttgtgtaaccctagcccccttcggtgtctatataaaccggagggttttagtccgtaggacaacatacaatcataccataggctagcttctagggtttagcctctccgatcttgtggtagatcaactcttgtactactcatattatcaagaataatcaagcaggacatagggttttacctccatcaagagggcccgaacctgggtaaaacatcgcgtcccctgcctcctgttaccatccgccttagacgcacagttcgggaccccctacccgagatccgccggttttgacaccgacattggtgctttcattgagagttccactgtgtcgtcaccgtaaggaaggatgcctcgtctcgttgttaaaaacaacattaccgccgggggatgcctggctgtcggccaaactctccggcttggcagtttcatcatgaccgcccattcggccgctgcaccgacgatgactccttgggtcatcgaaaacagcctccacgtcggctcggaattcgccgagcagatggatccaatggagctctcttccctaaatgagctcttggatcgcatcgccgccttgggagttgctacggactatgattagattgggcttaaacccgatcaaagggagattaactctccaccagtcacccatcatgttgcggtggtggaggaacaatgcggcgattcttcctctatcttgaggactaactatgtccggattcctgagctcttcgagccggatacccgtttacgggaggacatcacccaagccctgaacctagagtcaggcagcgggccagactcatTGGGCAACATCTcggaatccgaacttccaagatcggaaactcctcggcccctgggtctcagatcgggtaggggtttggacttaaaccccccccccccccccccacataaacgatctttcccacatcaggcaagagccccatgaaacagtacatcattattgggccagattcctccttgtgatgaacaaggttaaggactgccgcgaggaagacgcagtctcacttttctgcaataactgcacggacaagggaatccttaacgccataagtcgccgtgacatatcacactttgccgacttggcgtccatagtacgaaagtactgtgcgatggaaagttcctggaaaaccgaaacgaaattttgggatgatccggctccgaatatacacccagtccaaa encodes:
- the LOC125551816 gene encoding protein ENHANCED DISEASE RESISTANCE 4-like; amino-acid sequence: MASANTGGFRLVRCPKCLNILPEPANVSVYQCGGCNTTLRAKILVSDAQNVATKQVRQDSGDYSVVPSVSNGVSTKQVRQDSGNYSVVTSASNGVSPQSNELGSIGAAADDSITLGAPSTEIEQEGNDIGSSEKGDIMSDEENVMDVANTESSKDDSSDGQDTNGEVEDLAALVQPSGNGTHIVDSDKEENEQSAGNIEACEINKDGNMESRLNTSEQNIPLSEERELASNLPESEESGARKTEPAASKRSKLVRVHSQSCDLREVPGVSVDSLAFHSSRTSFQSKSFRASEPLQSKIMKTVDELKGDLSEIFNEPSDCKPRAHRPHPLKQDGYSQPLTAYHPAVKHSGYASRLSRSGQVAPHGHGPPLPRYGRRSAYSYIRSGQLEMRPCPHQCHHSCRPPCCSSWKQEPAPQKPPAMETKRRPASRNLCRPVLRGAPFVLCSNCLRLVQLPTDFAIPSRGTRRLQCGSCAQVLSYSYRDPNRKKLESPFGGDESSTDDSEIHQVGDDHNTGVHQAEPYSYSYSEEYGISAGVSYSTEDERPLHVSRNSSFNTIDERSGKESKLHRLMGYSSASELMRHSPDLYESFSRRTPNARTYDVKGKGVCMTDGSDAKHGAVKGSKAKERRMGLPFQGMFKKGIHGLESLKLGS